From the Candidatus Micrarchaeia archaeon genome, one window contains:
- a CDS encoding DUF1805 domain-containing protein has product MVDPSIVNITEETVSFGDKKYKGFKLELGTIPLLIIKAEHGYVASTYIDFGAAEKLGDIACFVSNVKSFDDFEKAKVKSVTTWAEDLGIRPGMSIKKALEIMEGE; this is encoded by the coding sequence ATGGTTGATCCCTCAATAGTAAATATTACGGAAGAAACAGTTAGTTTTGGGGATAAAAAGTATAAAGGTTTCAAATTGGAGTTAGGAACTATACCCTTACTAATAATCAAAGCAGAACATGGATACGTGGCGTCTACTTATATTGATTTTGGAGCAGCAGAAAAACTTGGTGATATTGCTTGTTTTGTATCTAATGTAAAATCTTTTGATGACTTTGAAAAAGCAAAAGTTAAAAGTGTTACTACTTGGGCAGAAGATTTAGGTATAAGACCTGGAATGAGCATTAAAAAAGCACTCGAAATTATGGAAGGTGAATAA